A genomic window from Ignavibacteria bacterium includes:
- a CDS encoding YtxH domain-containing protein has protein sequence MNYKEENNSKMENRTSSSKGFLLGLLAGGAIGSITALLYAPKSGRELRKDIGNKSREVVKGTEQYIDSAKTRAANIISDGRKKAESLISDARKKADQLTKGTEKLYTQGKEYITDEAIKIKDAVKAGVDTYNEERRK, from the coding sequence ATGAACTATAAAGAGGAGAATAATTCTAAAATGGAAAACAGGACATCATCATCAAAAGGATTTTTGCTTGGCCTTCTGGCAGGCGGAGCAATCGGAAGCATTACAGCACTGCTGTATGCACCTAAAAGCGGAAGAGAGCTGAGGAAGGACATCGGCAATAAAAGCCGTGAAGTTGTAAAAGGAACAGAACAGTATATAGATTCTGCGAAAACCAGGGCAGCAAATATAATTTCTGACGGAAGGAAAAAAGCAGAAAGCCTGATTAGTGATGCCAGGAAAAAAGCAGATCAGCTTACAAAAGGAACTGAAAAGCTTTATACCCAGGGCAAGGAATATATAACCGATGAAGCAATAAAAATTAAAGATGCTGTTAAAGCCGGGGTTGATACTTATAATGAAGAGAGAAGGAAATAA
- a CDS encoding low affinity iron permease family protein, with protein MAKKKDTDIFEKLSIVLTRFSGSTPAFIISISLIGVWIISGPFFGFSETWQLIINTGTTIITFIMVFIIQRTQNKDSAAIHLKLNELLASSKDASNRMVDIEDISEAELETLHRHYRKLAVLFEKEKNLKVSHSIEEAENRHQRKVTKK; from the coding sequence ATGGCTAAAAAAAAGGACACTGATATATTTGAAAAATTATCAATTGTTCTAACCAGATTTTCAGGCAGTACCCCGGCATTTATTATCAGTATTTCCCTTATCGGTGTTTGGATTATCAGCGGTCCGTTCTTTGGATTTTCTGAAACGTGGCAGCTTATAATAAATACAGGCACTACTATTATTACATTTATAATGGTGTTTATTATACAAAGAACACAAAATAAAGATTCAGCAGCAATTCATTTAAAGCTCAATGAGCTTTTAGCTTCATCAAAAGATGCCAGCAACAGAATGGTGGATATTGAAGATATAAGCGAAGCAGAATTGGAAACACTCCACCGCCACTACAGAAAACTTGCAGTATTGTTTGAGAAAGAAAAAAATCTAAAAGTATCGCATTCCATAGAAGAAGCTGAAAATAGACACCAAAGAAAGGTAACAAAAAAATGA
- a CDS encoding response regulator — protein sequence MNILILIVEDDKYMNETLCEVLESEGYNVESALSALDAINKIKHSEKTYHLLILDYNLQYLQGITGLDIFKMAKENDPDVKAIMISAYGKDKELKEKARSTGIQAFIDKPFLITDLIDTVDDILRHSSAQEPAAK from the coding sequence ATGAATATTCTGATATTAATAGTAGAAGATGACAAGTACATGAACGAAACACTCTGTGAAGTTCTGGAATCCGAAGGCTATAATGTTGAATCAGCACTAAGCGCACTAGATGCTATAAATAAAATAAAGCATAGTGAAAAAACATATCACTTGCTGATACTCGACTATAACCTGCAGTATCTCCAGGGAATAACAGGACTTGATATCTTTAAAATGGCAAAAGAGAACGATCCTGATGTAAAAGCTATAATGATCTCTGCATATGGCAAAGATAAGGAATTGAAAGAAAAAGCAAGAAGCACCGGTATTCAGGCTTTTATAGATAAACCTTTTCTTATAACAGATCTTATAGATACAGTTGATGATATATTAAGACATTCATCAGCACAGGAACCGGCAGCTAAATAA
- a CDS encoding SDR family oxidoreductase, giving the protein MQKSSKKRKTRKAASQQKQPGLEYLMEPKPKFASIKYKPSGKLSGKTAIITGGDSGIGRAVAVAFAREGCNTAIVYLNEIKDAEFTQNKIKEINGNCILIKGDISSESFCKKAVNECIKNFGSLDIIVNNAAVQYPQDDITKITSRQLEKTFRVNIFSQFYMVKAGLKHLKKNSSIINTTSVTAYRGSGHLIDYSATKGAIVTFTRSLSANLAKRGIRVNGVAPGPIWTPLIPATFPPKDVATFGTDVPLGRAGQPEETAPCYVFLASDDSSYITGQILHPNGGEIVNG; this is encoded by the coding sequence ATGCAGAAGAGCTCTAAAAAAAGGAAAACCAGGAAAGCCGCTTCTCAACAGAAACAGCCCGGGCTAGAATACTTAATGGAGCCAAAACCGAAGTTCGCTTCAATTAAATACAAACCCTCGGGTAAGCTTTCAGGTAAAACAGCAATCATTACCGGGGGAGACAGCGGTATAGGAAGAGCGGTTGCTGTGGCATTTGCACGAGAAGGATGCAATACCGCTATCGTATATCTAAATGAAATAAAAGACGCTGAGTTTACACAAAATAAAATAAAAGAAATTAACGGGAACTGCATTCTGATAAAAGGTGATATTTCATCGGAATCCTTTTGTAAAAAAGCAGTTAACGAGTGTATAAAAAATTTTGGTTCCCTGGATATAATTGTAAATAATGCTGCAGTACAGTATCCGCAGGATGATATCACAAAGATCACTTCCCGCCAGCTTGAAAAAACATTCAGGGTCAATATTTTTTCACAGTTTTATATGGTGAAAGCCGGATTAAAACATTTAAAGAAAAATTCATCAATAATAAATACAACTTCCGTAACCGCATACAGAGGCAGCGGTCATTTAATTGATTATTCTGCAACAAAAGGAGCAATAGTAACATTTACAAGATCTCTTTCAGCAAATCTTGCAAAACGCGGGATAAGAGTTAACGGCGTAGCACCCGGCCCAATCTGGACACCCCTAATACCGGCAACATTTCCTCCTAAGGACGTCGCTACATTCGGTACAGATGTCCCTTTGGGCAGGGCGGGGCAGCCTGAAGAGACTGCCCCCTGCTACGTTTTTTTAGCCTCCGATGATTCTTCATATATCACAGGTCAGATTTTACATCCAAATGGCGGAGAAATTGTTAATGGCTAA
- a CDS encoding outer membrane beta-barrel protein, with protein MKTFKNLTHFVIVFLIAFSGIVYSQVKNTPVSNSKVKKQSFPQFFIAPTGGAIFPLTKDFRSDFKPGGVVGLDMGLKINKEVGLYGKFNYMFMSSKKSGAPIGQYMEFSAGPRYYFTHPKLKSQVYFEGGAGAYYFKQNSYIDPIDATVTVNQVSQTNAGINGGIGASLYLSDAVSILAKTKYHNVFTRTGSVGFMTVNAGLEFTIK; from the coding sequence ATGAAAACTTTCAAAAATTTAACACACTTTGTAATTGTATTTTTAATAGCGTTTTCCGGAATAGTATACTCACAGGTAAAGAACACTCCTGTGAGCAATTCAAAAGTTAAAAAACAAAGCTTCCCGCAATTTTTTATTGCGCCTACAGGCGGTGCTATATTCCCGTTAACCAAAGATTTCAGGTCTGATTTTAAACCGGGCGGTGTTGTTGGACTTGATATGGGTTTAAAGATAAATAAAGAAGTAGGTCTTTACGGTAAATTCAATTACATGTTCATGTCATCCAAAAAGAGCGGAGCTCCTATTGGTCAATATATGGAATTTTCAGCGGGACCGAGATATTACTTTACTCATCCTAAACTGAAATCACAGGTATATTTTGAAGGCGGAGCAGGTGCATATTACTTCAAACAGAACAGCTATATAGATCCTATTGATGCAACTGTCACAGTTAACCAGGTATCACAGACCAATGCCGGTATTAATGGCGGTATAGGTGCAAGTTTATACCTTAGTGATGCAGTGAGCATTCTTGCAAAGACAAAATATCACAATGTGTTCACAAGAACAGGTTCAGTAGGATTTATGACAGTTAATGCCGGTCTTGAATTCACAATAAAATAA
- a CDS encoding sigma-70 family RNA polymerase sigma factor, which yields MRNIISTKDTLFMNEIYIHHKYFLNIARKMTMNEFDAENLLQDTFIRAYRFLDSFEPGTNSKAWIFRIMKNLFINFNRKKQAHPCYSLDTIVNEPHTPAEEITLRYFEIVNIIEKIKDDYRQVIILFHLEEFSLIEISKKLNWPLGTVKSRLHRARKEFRKVFEETI from the coding sequence ATGAGAAATATTATATCAACCAAAGATACACTGTTTATGAATGAAATCTATATTCATCATAAGTATTTCCTGAATATTGCAAGAAAAATGACAATGAATGAATTTGATGCGGAAAACCTGCTTCAGGATACATTTATCAGGGCATACAGGTTCCTGGACTCATTTGAGCCCGGCACCAATTCAAAAGCATGGATATTCAGAATAATGAAAAACCTGTTCATTAATTTTAACAGGAAAAAACAGGCGCATCCCTGCTACAGTCTTGACACAATAGTAAATGAACCGCACACTCCAGCCGAAGAAATTACTCTAAGGTATTTTGAGATAGTAAACATTATTGAAAAGATAAAAGATGATTACCGCCAGGTTATAATATTATTCCATCTTGAAGAATTTTCACTTATTGAAATTTCCAAAAAACTGAACTGGCCGCTTGGCACAGTTAAAAGCAGGCTCCACAGAGCGCGTAAAGAGTTCAGAAAAGTTTTCGAAGAAACAATATAA
- a CDS encoding lmo0937 family membrane protein, whose protein sequence is MLWTIFILLIILWVLGIVSNFLGGYIHILLVIAFIVIILSLLKRK, encoded by the coding sequence ATGCTTTGGACCATATTTATTCTTTTGATAATTCTGTGGGTCCTGGGAATAGTTTCAAACTTCCTGGGAGGTTACATACACATTTTGCTTGTGATCGCATTTATAGTAATAATATTAAGCTTATTGAAAAGGAAATAA